Proteins encoded within one genomic window of Planctomycetota bacterium:
- the selD gene encoding selenide, water dikinase SelD gives MSPKDTEQVLRRLPKFKDANLLVSMETLDDAGVYRLNSETALVQTVDIFTPIVDDPYDYGSIVAANSLSDVYAMGGRPLTIMNILGFPAKKINHDIIAEILRGGAEKVMETGAVIVGGHSMLDPELKYGMSVTGLIHPKKIITNSAAKEGDILILTKPLGIGIITMANSMSPIPDELMKKITKSMATLNKTSSEVMLKVGVNAATDITGFGLIGHASEVARGSKVTLKISISKLPVFEEAKAYARENIMPGGSFTNIDYYSQFVDIEDGIPGEMHHIAFDAQTSGGLLMSVPEKKAQKLLKELHNQGVKHACIIGKVVAKQEKDILLTK, from the coding sequence ATGTCCCCTAAGGACACGGAGCAGGTCCTGCGCCGTCTGCCTAAGTTTAAGGATGCTAACCTGTTGGTTAGCATGGAAACGCTGGATGATGCCGGAGTCTATCGCTTGAATAGCGAAACCGCGCTCGTTCAGACGGTCGATATCTTTACGCCCATAGTGGATGACCCCTACGATTACGGCTCTATCGTGGCGGCGAATTCATTGAGTGATGTCTATGCCATGGGCGGAAGACCGCTGACCATCATGAACATACTCGGATTTCCAGCCAAGAAGATAAACCACGATATCATAGCGGAGATACTCCGCGGTGGGGCGGAAAAAGTTATGGAAACCGGTGCAGTCATCGTCGGCGGGCATAGCATGCTTGACCCAGAGTTAAAATACGGGATGTCCGTTACCGGCCTTATACATCCCAAAAAGATTATTACCAATAGCGCCGCCAAAGAAGGCGATATCCTGATATTAACCAAACCGCTGGGTATCGGAATTATTACCATGGCGAATAGCATGAGCCCTATTCCGGATGAGTTAATGAAAAAGATTACCAAATCAATGGCGACGCTCAATAAAACCTCCTCGGAAGTGATGTTAAAGGTCGGAGTAAATGCCGCGACGGATATAACCGGTTTCGGCCTTATCGGCCACGCTTCTGAAGTCGCCCGTGGAAGTAAAGTAACTCTCAAGATTTCCATAAGTAAACTTCCTGTCTTTGAGGAAGCCAAAGCCTACGCGCGTGAGAACATCATGCCCGGTGGTTCATTTACTAATATTGATTATTACAGCCAGTTTGTGGATATAGAAGATGGCATTCCAGGGGAAATGCATCATATTGCCTTTGACGCCCAGACTTCAGGTGGATTATTGATGTCCGTCCCTGAGAAAAAAGCGCAGAAACTCTTGAAAGAACTGCATAATCAGGGCGTTAAGCATGCTTGTATTATTGGGAAAGTTGTTGCCAAACAGGAAAAAGATATCCTGCTTACCAAATAA
- a CDS encoding L-seryl-tRNA(Sec) selenium transferase gives MMAKETVSQWQKSILRKIPSTEELLASDKISLLQQAFPRGMVANTARGVLGSLRQQIISLGKAESFGFNIPSNNELVSEIEKELYSKSMPSFRRAINAAGIVLHTALGRAVLAREVFESLGKELAGYTRIAADLETGKRQSRDKILEELICEITGAEAATITNNNAAATVLILNTLAKGREVICSRGQMVEIGGSFRIPDIMSTSGAKLVEIGTTNRTHLKDYEKAISKETGALLRVHNSNYKIIGFTADVPLEELVKVGKKHKIPVIDDIGSGALVDLSDYGFKDEPLVSGSIKAGADVICFSADKLLGGPQGGIIIGKKKYIEKIRKNPLMRAFRLGKLSLIALEATFKLFRNKETLFRTNPTIRMLTMDIKTITAKAESFRNILQTALPELEVKALDEYSQPGSGSLSGYDIPTKAVSVRLDKISAQALADKLRDRELPVFTRVKGDRVLFDFRTILDGEDAEIIKALKSIL, from the coding sequence ATGATGGCAAAAGAAACCGTTTCGCAATGGCAAAAATCAATCCTGAGGAAGATCCCTTCAACAGAAGAATTGCTTGCCTCGGATAAAATATCACTCCTTCAGCAGGCTTTTCCCCGCGGCATGGTGGCAAATACTGCAAGGGGGGTTCTCGGTTCGCTAAGGCAGCAAATTATATCTCTGGGAAAAGCCGAATCATTCGGGTTTAACATTCCGAGTAATAATGAATTAGTATCCGAGATAGAAAAAGAATTATATTCAAAGTCCATGCCTTCATTCCGTAGGGCGATAAATGCCGCTGGAATTGTGTTGCATACCGCTTTGGGAAGGGCTGTCCTGGCGCGCGAGGTGTTTGAATCATTAGGGAAAGAATTAGCCGGTTATACCAGAATTGCCGCCGACCTGGAAACGGGCAAGCGCCAAAGCAGAGATAAAATACTGGAAGAACTGATTTGCGAAATTACCGGTGCCGAAGCAGCCACAATTACTAACAACAACGCCGCCGCTACGGTTCTCATACTTAATACTCTAGCCAAAGGCAGGGAGGTGATTTGTTCGCGAGGGCAGATGGTGGAAATCGGGGGTTCGTTCCGCATTCCGGATATCATGTCTACCAGCGGCGCGAAGCTGGTGGAAATAGGGACCACCAACCGCACCCATCTTAAGGATTATGAAAAAGCCATCTCCAAGGAAACCGGGGCGCTCTTGCGAGTCCATAACAGTAATTATAAAATAATCGGGTTCACCGCGGATGTTCCACTGGAAGAGCTCGTCAAGGTGGGCAAAAAGCATAAGATACCGGTGATTGACGACATCGGTTCCGGCGCCCTGGTAGATTTAAGTGATTACGGATTTAAAGATGAACCTCTTGTTTCCGGGAGCATCAAGGCAGGAGCTGATGTAATATGCTTTAGCGCCGATAAATTATTGGGTGGCCCGCAGGGAGGCATCATCATTGGAAAGAAAAAATATATAGAAAAGATAAGGAAAAACCCGTTGATGCGCGCTTTCCGGCTCGGCAAACTTAGCTTAATCGCCCTGGAAGCGACTTTTAAACTATTCCGTAATAAAGAAACGCTTTTCCGAACCAATCCAACCATCAGAATGCTTACCATGGATATTAAAACGATTACGGCAAAAGCCGAATCTTTTAGGAATATCTTGCAGACCGCTTTACCGGAACTGGAAGTTAAGGCGCTTGATGAATATTCTCAGCCCGGCAGCGGCTCGCTTTCCGGTTATGATATTCCGACCAAGGCCGTTTCGGTCAGGTTGGATAAAATCTCCGCCCAGGCGCTTGCCGATAAATTACGCGATAGGGAATTGCCAGTTTTTACCAGAGTTAAAGGAGATAGGGTCTTATTTGATTTCCGAACCATCCTTGACGGAGAAGATGCGGAAATAATAAAGGCTTTGAAATCAATTTTATAG